ATCATTTCATCTTTTAAGCAGTAGGCATAGGAGTAGGTGTTGGGTCCGCATAGCCTTTGCTAAAGTTTTCGTCAATATATGTACGAATTTCAAGCGTAGTTTTACCTTCCTGCATCATTTTAGCAGAGGTAATGGCGATATCCATACACGCTTTGCAACGAGTGCCGTGATCGTCCCATGTGACAGAACCATCTTCCTTCACTTCTTTTATAAAACAGTTTCCGTTGTGTTGATGACCAGCAAATTCTCCACATCCACAGTAACAGGGAATGGACTGAAGCAAGTCATTATGATCTGCTGCGATTCGATAGACATCTTTAATATTTGGGTCAACCGTATCCAGAAAAGTCGGGAGAGTGGAGATAGAGGTGGTTAGCTCCTGTAAATCGCCATTGGGTGCGTGTGCCGTATGGGGTGCGTTAGAGGTCTGTTCTTGGCTCGTAGCCTGAGAAGATGAAGATGTTCCTACCGAACTACCATTGGCGCATCCTGTGAGCAATGCGATACCAAGGATTGAGAGAGACAATAGTTTTGCCATTTTCACGTAAATTCCCCCCTTATTTTCCCTTGATTATACCATAAGCTATTCACAGGGCTGTAGATGCTGATATTAAATCGTAATGGTTCTTGTTTACAAATTGCTTGCATATAAGTATAATGAGAGAGGCAAATAGGAATCATTACGAATTATAGTAATATAATAAGAAACATAAACACAAATACAGACAGAGAAGAGAGCATGGAGGAGGACTATATGTTACAGTTCGTTAAAAAATGGGGAGTTATTTTAGGCGTGGCAAGTATGGCTTTGTTTGCAAGTGGATGTGGCAATACCAATATAGCAAGTTCAGTACAAGAGAGTGGAAAACTTTCTGTTTATACAACTATATATCCATTGTATTATGTAGCAGATCGAATTGGTGGGGAGTATGTTTCCATTAAGAACGTTGTTCCGGCTGGAGTCGAACCACATGATTATGAACCGACTGCTCAGGATATGGTGGCCATCTCTAAGGCTAATGTTTTAATTTATAATGGTGGCGGTTTAGAGGCATGGGTAGAGAAAGCTGTAAAGAGTCTGAATCAAGCTAATTTACTTGCCGTAAATACGACAGAAGGTCTTACGCTTCTAGCCTCAGAGGGAGACGATCATCATCATGAAGCAGATCATGGGCATGAAGGA
This is a stretch of genomic DNA from Brevibacillus laterosporus DSM 25. It encodes these proteins:
- a CDS encoding PCYCGC motif-containing (lipo)protein — encoded protein: MAKLLSLSILGIALLTGCANGSSVGTSSSSQATSQEQTSNAPHTAHAPNGDLQELTTSISTLPTFLDTVDPNIKDVYRIAADHNDLLQSIPCYCGCGEFAGHQHNGNCFIKEVKEDGSVTWDDHGTRCKACMDIAITSAKMMQEGKTTLEIRTYIDENFSKGYADPTPTPMPTA